In one window of Aquamicrobium sp. DNA:
- a CDS encoding acetyl-CoA C-acyltransferase translates to MQRAVIVSVARTPIAKAGRGAYARLHLVSLAGHAIRHAVSRAGLEPDEIQEVFNGSAVSVGPALGNVGRHAALRAGLPASVPAANVTRACASGLQAIVSAAHRIMLGDIDVAVASGVESISLQLDPDFPNLAREPWLAANLPDIYMPMIDTAEIVASRYGIGREAQDAYSLESQRRTAAAQQAGRFDAEIVAFAGEAAPEEAIRLVKDEGNRADTTIEGLSTLKPVRGDGFTVTAGNASQLSDGAAAVVLMSEAEAARRGLEPLGVFTAFATVGCAPDEMGIGPALAVPKLLGRAGLTVSDIDLWELNEAFASQVIYCVRQLDLPADRLNVDGGAISIGHPYGMSGVRLAGHLLLEGKRRRARRGVVTMCVGGGMGAAALFEM, encoded by the coding sequence ATGCAGCGCGCAGTCATCGTGTCCGTCGCCCGTACGCCGATCGCCAAGGCCGGGCGTGGCGCCTATGCGCGCCTGCATCTGGTTTCGCTGGCCGGCCACGCGATCCGCCATGCGGTCTCCCGCGCCGGGCTGGAGCCGGACGAAATCCAGGAGGTGTTCAACGGGTCCGCCGTCTCGGTCGGGCCGGCGCTGGGCAATGTCGGCCGTCATGCCGCGCTGCGGGCCGGGCTGCCGGCGTCCGTGCCCGCCGCCAACGTCACCCGCGCCTGCGCCTCGGGCCTGCAGGCGATCGTCTCCGCCGCCCACCGCATCATGCTCGGCGACATCGACGTCGCCGTCGCGTCGGGCGTCGAATCGATCTCCCTCCAGCTCGATCCCGACTTCCCGAACCTCGCCAGGGAGCCGTGGCTGGCCGCGAACCTGCCCGACATCTACATGCCGATGATCGATACGGCGGAGATCGTCGCAAGCCGCTACGGCATCGGCCGCGAGGCGCAGGACGCCTATTCGCTCGAAAGCCAGCGGCGAACCGCAGCGGCCCAGCAGGCGGGGCGTTTCGACGCCGAGATCGTGGCCTTCGCCGGCGAGGCGGCCCCGGAGGAGGCGATCCGCCTCGTGAAGGACGAGGGCAACCGCGCCGATACGACCATCGAAGGGCTCTCCACCCTCAAGCCGGTGCGCGGCGACGGCTTCACCGTCACCGCCGGCAATGCGAGCCAGCTTTCAGACGGCGCCGCGGCGGTCGTCCTGATGTCGGAGGCCGAGGCAGCCCGGCGCGGCCTCGAGCCGCTCGGTGTCTTCACCGCCTTCGCGACGGTCGGCTGCGCGCCGGACGAGATGGGCATCGGCCCAGCCCTCGCCGTGCCGAAGCTGCTGGGCCGCGCCGGCCTCACCGTCTCCGATATCGACCTGTGGGAGCTCAACGAGGCGTTCGCCAGCCAGGTCATCTATTGCGTTCGCCAACTCGACCTGCCGGCGGACCGGCTGAATGTCGACGGCGGCGCGATCTCGATCGGCCATCCCTACGGCATGTCCGGCGTGCGCCTCGCCGGCCACCTCCTCCTCGAAGGCAAAAGACGGCGCGCGCGGCGCGGCGTGGTGACGATGTGCGTCGGCGGCGGCATGGGCGCCGCGGCCCTCTTCGAAATGTGA
- a CDS encoding enoyl-CoA hydratase-related protein: MTDPQSRFDTYQHIAVERRERILRLTLNRPDRLNAIGGDMHRELSRLFHDVAADEGSDVVVLTGAGRAFSAGGDLDYLEACRADPARFEQSLHEARGIVYGLLDCDKPIVCRLNGDAVGLGATIALFCDIVVAADHARIGDPHVRVGLAAGDGGALIWPQLIGYARAKQYLLTGDLIAAPEAASIGLINFAVPEGELDATVDKWASRLARGATRATRLTKATINAGLRQLAASILDIGLGYEGLSARTEDHAEAIAAMREKRPARFGRN, encoded by the coding sequence ATGACCGACCCGCAGTCGAGATTCGACACCTACCAGCACATCGCGGTCGAGCGCCGGGAGCGCATCCTGCGCCTCACGCTCAACCGCCCCGACAGGCTGAACGCGATCGGCGGCGACATGCACCGGGAGCTTTCACGCCTGTTCCACGACGTGGCGGCGGACGAAGGCTCCGACGTCGTCGTGCTGACCGGAGCCGGCCGCGCCTTCAGCGCCGGCGGCGATCTCGACTATCTCGAGGCCTGCCGCGCCGATCCGGCACGGTTCGAGCAGTCGCTGCACGAGGCACGGGGCATCGTCTACGGCCTGCTCGACTGCGACAAGCCGATCGTCTGCCGTCTGAACGGCGACGCGGTCGGCCTCGGCGCGACCATCGCCCTGTTCTGCGACATCGTCGTCGCCGCCGATCATGCGCGCATCGGCGACCCGCATGTGCGGGTCGGGCTCGCGGCCGGCGACGGCGGGGCGCTCATCTGGCCCCAGCTCATCGGCTATGCCCGCGCCAAGCAATATCTCCTGACCGGCGACCTTATCGCCGCGCCCGAGGCCGCGTCCATCGGGCTGATCAACTTCGCGGTCCCCGAGGGCGAACTGGACGCCACCGTCGACAAATGGGCCTCGCGGCTGGCCCGCGGCGCGACCCGGGCGACGCGGCTGACCAAGGCGACCATCAATGCCGGGCTGCGGCAGCTGGCGGCGTCGATCCTCGACATCGGCCTCGGCTACGAGGGCCTGTCCGCCCGCACCGAAGACCACGCGGAAGCGATCGCGGCCATGCGCGAGAAGCGCCCCGCCCGTTTCGGGCGCAACTAG
- a CDS encoding AMP-binding protein, translated as MMTDAPRTVPQVLLDAAAAHGDMLAIVSEESTLTYAELRDRAVRAAALLRARGVGRGDRVAIWLPNSAAWVEAALGAFILGATVVPISTRLRAQEAAFMLRKSAARALVAAGDFLGVDYGAMIEGIDLPDLKTRIRTFPRDGEPDEWAQGLDEVMPEDCVAALRAAAGVTPDDVAEIMFTSGTTGFPKGAMLRHGQIVRTYSIYSERAGIRAGDRYLIIAPMFHSFGFKAGVLAAIIRGATMYPVKVFDAAETLRRIEAERISIMGGPPTIFSTLIELNRSEGKDLSSLRSIVTGASMVSPGLIRALQGEVGVEIVVNAYGLTEVCALVTMTRPDDEVETIATTAGRVIDGVEMRLVDTDGNEVPVGAAGEIEVRGFNVMAGYLDDPAETEKTIRPDGWLRTGDVGVLNEDGCLRVTDRIKDMFIVGGFNCYPAEIEKMMLDYPGIREVAVIGVPDERMGEVAKALVVAAPDRPFDTDAFITWCRANMANYKVPRHVELLDALPRNAMGKIQKFLLREADA; from the coding sequence ATGATGACCGACGCGCCCCGTACCGTGCCCCAGGTGCTGCTTGACGCCGCCGCGGCCCATGGCGACATGCTGGCCATCGTCTCCGAGGAATCGACGCTCACCTATGCCGAGCTGCGCGATCGCGCCGTCAGGGCCGCGGCGCTGTTGCGCGCGCGGGGCGTCGGCCGCGGCGACCGCGTGGCGATCTGGCTGCCCAACTCGGCCGCCTGGGTCGAGGCCGCGCTCGGCGCCTTCATCCTCGGCGCCACCGTCGTGCCGATAAGCACCCGGCTCCGGGCGCAGGAAGCCGCCTTCATGCTGCGCAAATCCGCCGCGCGCGCGCTCGTCGCCGCCGGCGATTTCCTCGGCGTCGACTATGGCGCGATGATCGAGGGCATCGACCTGCCCGACCTGAAAACCCGCATCCGCACCTTCCCGCGCGACGGCGAGCCGGACGAATGGGCGCAGGGGCTCGACGAGGTGATGCCCGAGGACTGCGTCGCCGCCCTGCGCGCGGCCGCCGGGGTGACGCCGGACGACGTCGCCGAGATCATGTTCACCTCCGGCACGACGGGCTTTCCCAAGGGTGCGATGCTGCGGCACGGTCAGATCGTCCGCACCTATTCCATCTATTCCGAAAGGGCGGGGATCAGGGCGGGCGACCGCTACCTGATCATCGCGCCGATGTTCCACTCCTTCGGCTTCAAGGCCGGCGTGCTCGCCGCCATCATCCGCGGCGCCACCATGTACCCGGTCAAGGTCTTCGACGCGGCCGAGACGCTGCGGCGGATCGAGGCCGAGCGCATCTCCATCATGGGCGGCCCGCCCACCATCTTCTCGACCCTGATCGAGCTGAACCGCAGCGAGGGCAAGGACCTGTCCAGCCTGCGCAGCATCGTCACCGGCGCCAGCATGGTCTCGCCGGGCCTGATCCGTGCCCTGCAGGGCGAGGTCGGCGTCGAGATCGTCGTCAACGCCTACGGGCTGACCGAGGTCTGCGCCCTCGTCACCATGACCAGGCCCGACGACGAGGTGGAGACGATCGCCACCACCGCCGGCCGCGTCATCGATGGCGTCGAGATGCGGCTGGTCGACACGGACGGCAACGAGGTGCCGGTCGGCGCGGCGGGCGAGATCGAGGTCCGCGGCTTCAACGTCATGGCCGGCTATCTCGACGACCCGGCGGAGACGGAAAAGACCATCCGCCCCGACGGATGGCTGCGCACCGGCGATGTCGGCGTGCTGAACGAGGACGGCTGCCTGCGCGTCACCGACCGCATCAAGGACATGTTCATCGTCGGCGGGTTCAACTGCTATCCGGCCGAGATCGAGAAGATGATGCTCGACTATCCCGGCATCCGCGAGGTCGCGGTCATCGGCGTGCCGGACGAGCGGATGGGCGAGGTGGCGAAGGCCCTCGTCGTCGCCGCGCCGGACCGGCCGTTCGATACCGACGCCTTCATAACCTGGTGCCGCGCCAACATGGCCAATTACAAGGTGCCCCGCCACGTCGAGCTGCTCGACGCCCTGCCGCGCAATGCGATGGGGAAGATACAGAAGTTCCTGCTTCGCGAAGCAGACGCTTGA
- a CDS encoding enoyl-CoA hydratase/isomerase family protein: MRSKGGSALAITATDGATGVRRLTLDDPAGRNALDAEARQALTAALRAAFAAPEVRAIVIGTSCRNFSTGGDIGQITQHRAGQAALAMMRSVGDLALLLHESPKPLIAAVRGHCVGAGAGLALLCDTIVCGRSARLGFPFLKLGLVADFGVTYSLPRRIGGPAARRTLLEGLSYTAEDALAIGLVDHCVEDEGLDAAAEEKAALLADAPAPALLQMRTLLRAEPATLAAALEAEALNQSLCFGSADVAEGVAALLEKRPADFHATVARAEGAPS; the protein is encoded by the coding sequence ATGAGATCGAAGGGAGGCAGCGCCTTGGCAATAACCGCGACAGATGGTGCGACGGGCGTGCGCCGCCTCACGCTCGACGACCCGGCCGGCCGCAACGCCCTCGACGCGGAGGCCCGGCAGGCGCTTACGGCGGCGCTGCGCGCGGCCTTCGCGGCCCCGGAGGTGCGCGCCATCGTCATCGGGACGAGCTGCCGCAATTTCTCCACCGGCGGCGACATCGGCCAGATCACGCAGCATCGGGCCGGGCAGGCGGCGCTGGCGATGATGCGCTCGGTCGGGGACCTCGCCCTCTTGCTGCATGAGAGCCCGAAGCCCCTGATCGCGGCGGTGCGCGGCCATTGCGTCGGCGCGGGGGCGGGCCTTGCCCTGTTGTGCGACACCATCGTCTGCGGCCGCTCGGCCCGGCTCGGGTTCCCGTTCCTGAAGCTCGGGCTCGTGGCCGATTTCGGCGTCACCTATTCGCTTCCGCGCCGGATCGGCGGCCCGGCCGCGCGGCGGACCCTGCTCGAGGGGCTGTCCTATACGGCGGAGGATGCGCTCGCCATCGGGCTGGTCGATCATTGCGTCGAGGACGAAGGGCTCGACGCGGCCGCCGAGGAGAAGGCGGCCCTGCTGGCCGACGCGCCGGCGCCGGCGCTTTTGCAGATGCGGACCCTGCTGCGGGCCGAGCCGGCGACGCTGGCGGCGGCGCTGGAGGCCGAGGCGCTCAACCAGTCGCTCTGCTTCGGCTCGGCGGATGTCGCCGAGGGCGTCGCCGCGCTGCTTGAGAAGCGGCCGGCCGATTTCCACGCCACCGTGGCGCGGGCAGAGGGAGCCCCGTCCTGA
- a CDS encoding CaiB/BaiF CoA transferase family protein, whose product MSVLSGIRVLDFSRYIAGPYCASILADLGADVIRIEPVAGGEDRLLVPVTEEGQGALFLQMNRNKRSLAIDMASKEVEPILSRLIATADVVVTNMPVDALKRQGLDRERLVAVRPDIITTNLSAFGQSEALRAKTGFDAVAQAISGAAYLGGSEDAPSRAASSYVDYGTGLAGAMGTLAALIERMKSGKGQDVQASLLATAMTFINAAHIEAAAKGADRQPWGNRSPFSGPSDFFATLDGFIAVQVVGNVMFQRWARLIGRPELAGDPRFASDSMRGLNGEQLSVFMRVWCEGKSKDEALALLARAGIPAGPVYSPRESLTAPDIAASGVLHPTEVAGAPAPLPLAELLVRFGDSATGIRSAAPMVGEHSAAILESLGLSAQEIAVLVARHLVGAPERRGMAKAAGSPRP is encoded by the coding sequence ATGTCCGTCCTCAGCGGCATCAGGGTGCTCGATTTCAGCCGGTACATCGCCGGCCCCTATTGCGCGTCCATCCTCGCGGACCTCGGCGCCGACGTGATCCGGATCGAGCCGGTCGCCGGCGGCGAGGACAGGCTGCTGGTTCCCGTGACCGAGGAAGGGCAGGGCGCGCTCTTCCTGCAGATGAACCGCAACAAGCGCTCGCTCGCCATCGACATGGCGTCGAAGGAGGTCGAGCCGATCCTTTCGCGGCTGATCGCCACCGCCGACGTCGTGGTCACCAACATGCCGGTCGACGCGCTGAAACGTCAGGGCCTCGACCGCGAGCGGCTGGTCGCGGTGCGGCCGGACATCATCACCACCAATCTCTCGGCCTTCGGGCAATCGGAGGCGCTGCGCGCCAAGACCGGCTTCGACGCCGTGGCGCAGGCGATCAGCGGCGCGGCCTATCTCGGCGGCAGCGAGGATGCGCCGTCGCGCGCCGCCAGCTCCTATGTCGACTACGGAACCGGGCTCGCCGGCGCGATGGGCACGCTGGCGGCGCTGATCGAGCGGATGAAGTCGGGGAAGGGGCAGGACGTCCAGGCCTCGCTGCTGGCGACGGCGATGACCTTCATCAACGCCGCCCATATCGAGGCGGCGGCGAAGGGGGCGGACCGCCAGCCCTGGGGCAACCGCAGCCCCTTCTCGGGGCCTTCGGATTTCTTCGCCACGCTGGACGGCTTCATCGCCGTTCAGGTCGTCGGCAACGTCATGTTCCAGCGCTGGGCGCGGCTCATCGGCCGGCCGGAGCTCGCGGGCGATCCCCGCTTCGCCTCGGATTCGATGCGCGGCCTCAACGGCGAGCAGCTGTCCGTGTTCATGCGCGTATGGTGCGAGGGCAAGTCCAAGGACGAGGCGCTGGCCCTTCTGGCCCGGGCGGGCATTCCGGCCGGCCCGGTCTATTCGCCGCGCGAGTCGTTGACCGCGCCGGATATCGCCGCCAGCGGCGTTCTGCATCCGACCGAGGTGGCGGGCGCGCCGGCTCCCCTGCCGCTCGCCGAGCTGCTGGTGCGGTTCGGCGACAGCGCCACCGGCATCAGGAGCGCGGCGCCGATGGTGGGCGAGCATTCGGCGGCGATCCTCGAATCGCTCGGCCTGTCGGCGCAGGAGATCGCCGTGCTCGTCGCCCGCCATCTGGTGGGCGCGCCGGAAAGGCGCGGCATGGCCAAGGCCGCCGGCTCGCCACGCCCGTAG
- a CDS encoding acyl-CoA dehydrogenase family protein, protein MSFSKTETHREIEDAVGRICQRFDDAYWLERDTRAEFPHDFHRAVAKAGWLGIAMPADYGGAALGITEAAVMMRTVSESGAGMSGASAIHMNIFGLQPVVVFGTHAQKQRMLPPLIRGEDKACFAVTEPDVGLNTTRIKTSAVRKGDRYVVRGQKIWISTAQVASKMLLLARTGTPEAGHRGLSLFYTDIDRSKVEIRAIHKHGRHAVDSNILFFDGLEIPEDDLIGTEGSGFKQLMHGFNPERILLASEAIGLGHAALRRACQYARERVVFDRPIGQNQGIQHPLAQSWMNLEAAWLMTLEAARLYDAGEECGAEANAAKYLAAEAAYASCQAAVMTHGGMGYSAEYHVERYLRECLIPRIAPVSPQMIMNFIGEKVLGLPKSY, encoded by the coding sequence ATGTCCTTCTCGAAAACCGAAACCCATCGCGAGATCGAGGACGCGGTCGGCAGGATCTGCCAGCGCTTCGACGATGCCTACTGGCTGGAGCGCGACACGAGGGCCGAGTTCCCGCACGATTTCCACCGCGCGGTCGCCAAGGCGGGCTGGCTCGGCATCGCCATGCCGGCCGACTATGGCGGCGCGGCGCTCGGCATCACCGAGGCGGCGGTGATGATGCGCACCGTCTCGGAATCCGGCGCCGGCATGTCCGGCGCATCGGCGATCCACATGAACATATTCGGCCTGCAGCCCGTCGTCGTCTTCGGCACGCACGCGCAGAAGCAACGCATGCTGCCGCCGCTGATCCGGGGCGAGGACAAGGCCTGCTTCGCCGTCACCGAGCCCGATGTCGGCCTCAACACCACCCGCATCAAGACCAGCGCAGTGCGCAAGGGCGACCGCTATGTCGTGCGCGGCCAGAAGATCTGGATCTCGACGGCGCAGGTGGCGAGCAAGATGCTGCTGCTGGCCCGGACCGGCACCCCGGAAGCCGGGCATCGCGGCCTCAGCCTGTTCTACACCGACATCGACCGAAGCAAGGTCGAGATCAGGGCGATCCACAAGCACGGCCGCCACGCGGTGGATTCCAACATACTGTTCTTCGACGGGCTGGAGATACCCGAGGACGACCTGATCGGCACCGAGGGAAGCGGCTTCAAGCAGTTGATGCACGGCTTCAACCCCGAGCGCATCCTGCTGGCCTCCGAGGCGATCGGCCTCGGCCACGCGGCGTTGCGGCGCGCCTGCCAGTATGCGCGCGAGCGCGTGGTGTTCGACAGGCCCATCGGCCAGAACCAGGGCATCCAGCACCCCCTCGCCCAGAGCTGGATGAACCTCGAGGCCGCGTGGCTGATGACGCTGGAGGCCGCGCGGCTCTACGACGCCGGCGAGGAATGCGGCGCTGAGGCCAACGCCGCCAAGTACCTCGCCGCCGAGGCGGCCTATGCGAGCTGCCAGGCCGCGGTGATGACGCATGGCGGCATGGGTTATTCGGCGGAATACCATGTCGAGCGCTATCTGCGCGAATGCCTGATACCGCGCATCGCCCCGGTCAGCCCGCAGATGATCATGAACTTCATCGGCGAGAAGGTTCTCGGCCTGCCGAAATCCTATTGA
- a CDS encoding acyl-CoA dehydrogenase family protein codes for MVDFAVSEEVEAISEAICRFIEQVVVPLEERNAALLSNERTIFDHTGRYVPEVLALRRQVRERSAGEGFYTMFGAAELGGGGLGAEAAVAVQMLLARRYGPGRHLIHHVVIPSPFTNGLSPVLRFLDPRVRERVLPAIASGARTLCFALSEPDAGSDAQAIRTVAVRSGDGWALTGTKQWITNSPYADYAVIFAQVEDAGPDERSGITAFFAETASPGFDVTGVIPLMGHAGGDTGIVVLDGLKVPDANRMGGIGDGLSVAMSGINAGRLGMAATCIGYAEWALARACDYARTRRSFGRPIGEHQAIQTHLADTAMDIYAAKTMLANCAWQVDRGSAARGEVAMVKCFATEMLSRSMDRCIQVHGAMGLTNELRLEAGYRFARIMRIPDGTGEMQRRTVAQELLRDNLVL; via the coding sequence ATGGTCGACTTTGCCGTATCTGAGGAGGTAGAGGCCATATCAGAAGCGATATGCCGCTTTATCGAGCAGGTCGTCGTTCCGCTGGAAGAGCGGAACGCGGCGCTTCTTTCGAACGAACGTACGATATTTGACCATACCGGGCGCTACGTCCCGGAGGTTCTCGCCCTCCGGCGGCAGGTCAGGGAAAGATCGGCCGGAGAGGGCTTCTACACGATGTTCGGCGCGGCCGAGCTCGGCGGCGGCGGGCTGGGCGCGGAGGCGGCCGTCGCCGTCCAGATGCTGCTCGCGCGGCGCTATGGGCCGGGCCGCCACCTGATCCACCACGTCGTCATCCCCTCCCCCTTCACCAACGGGCTGTCGCCGGTGCTGCGCTTCCTCGATCCGCGCGTCAGGGAGCGGGTGCTGCCCGCCATCGCCTCGGGCGCGCGGACTCTCTGCTTCGCCCTCAGCGAGCCCGACGCCGGCTCCGACGCCCAGGCGATCCGCACGGTGGCCGTCAGGAGCGGCGACGGCTGGGCGCTCACGGGCACGAAGCAGTGGATCACCAACAGCCCCTATGCGGACTACGCCGTGATCTTCGCGCAGGTGGAGGACGCCGGCCCGGACGAACGATCCGGCATCACCGCCTTCTTCGCCGAGACCGCGTCGCCGGGCTTCGACGTCACCGGCGTCATCCCGCTGATGGGCCATGCGGGCGGCGACACCGGGATCGTCGTCCTCGACGGGCTGAAGGTGCCCGACGCCAACCGCATGGGCGGGATCGGCGACGGCCTTTCCGTCGCCATGAGCGGCATCAATGCCGGCCGGCTCGGCATGGCGGCCACCTGCATCGGCTATGCCGAATGGGCCCTCGCCAGGGCCTGCGACTACGCCCGCACCCGCAGGTCGTTCGGCCGGCCGATCGGCGAGCATCAGGCGATCCAGACGCATCTGGCCGACACGGCCATGGACATCTATGCGGCGAAGACCATGCTCGCCAACTGCGCGTGGCAGGTGGACCGGGGCAGCGCCGCGCGCGGCGAGGTCGCCATGGTGAAGTGCTTCGCCACCGAGATGCTTTCGCGCAGCATGGACCGGTGCATCCAGGTGCACGGCGCGATGGGCCTGACCAACGAGTTGCGGCTCGAGGCCGGCTATCGCTTCGCCCGGATCATGCGGATTCCCGACGGCACCGGGGAGATGCAGCGGCGGACGGTGGCGCAGGAGCTGCTCAGGGACAATCTGGTCCTCTAG
- a CDS encoding TetR/AcrR family transcriptional regulator: MTAGTQTPRRRRGRTEPKPSKAEISRERVLVAAARIFSERGYAGTTMRDIAKAVNLQAGSLYYYYPSKDLLIEAVLDLGLNGVSSAVYATIAELPPTTSYTDRIKAAISAHLRSIITFGDYALASRRVLGQVPPEVRHKHVLRRDAYGELWVRLLEAAHAAGEIRSDIDLKLARTFILSALNSSLEWYRPNGMSLDQLAAQFTALISDGLFSSAPAGTRDTPR, encoded by the coding sequence TTGACCGCAGGAACCCAAACACCCCGCCGCCGGCGCGGACGAACGGAGCCGAAGCCGTCCAAGGCCGAGATTTCCCGTGAGCGGGTGCTGGTCGCGGCCGCGAGGATCTTCAGCGAGCGCGGCTATGCCGGCACGACGATGCGGGACATCGCCAAGGCGGTGAACCTCCAGGCCGGCAGCCTCTACTACTATTATCCGTCGAAGGACCTCCTGATCGAGGCGGTGCTGGACCTCGGCCTCAACGGCGTCTCCAGCGCTGTCTATGCCACCATCGCCGAGCTGCCGCCGACGACGAGCTACACCGACCGGATCAAGGCGGCGATCAGCGCGCACCTGCGCAGCATCATCACCTTCGGCGACTATGCGCTGGCCTCGCGCCGCGTGCTCGGCCAGGTCCCGCCCGAGGTGCGGCACAAGCACGTCCTGCGGCGCGATGCCTATGGCGAACTGTGGGTCAGGCTCCTGGAAGCCGCCCACGCCGCCGGCGAGATCCGCTCCGACATCGACCTCAAGCTGGCGCGTACCTTCATCCTCAGCGCCCTCAACTCCTCGCTCGAATGGTATCGCCCCAACGGCATGTCGCTCGACCAGCTCGCGGCCCAGTTCACCGCGCTGATTAGCGACGGGCTGTTCTCCAGCGCCCCCGCCGGGACCCGCGACACCCCGCGATAA
- a CDS encoding acyl-CoA dehydrogenase family protein — protein MTSGFDEFRLGQQFGLTGDQVQLCSHASDYFEATLHPLQQRMDDEDWWPAETFREVAAMGYLGTTVPAEYGGQGLDYLSAGLICEVMAYWNPSFAFSWLNADNLVIDNLYRNGNEEQRRRFLPRLCTGEIIGALGMTEPGAGSDALGSMKTSARRDGNHYVVNGSKIFITNGPIADIVLTYVRTDATQGRSKGISALLVEKEFEGFRVAQKLDKMGFRGSPLGELVFDGCRVPEGNRLGEENRGHVIMHSGLDLERVMSAMLCIGPARRALDLAIEHAKLRVQFDQPIASFQMIQAKLAEMYIALEAARTLVYRVLDACNSTQKSELGRGHIHRLAAAALYQAAQTGTFVMNEAVQIHGGSGYMRDTEVNRLYRTTKVMEIAAGSQEIRRLIIAGNLLRD, from the coding sequence ATGACATCGGGATTTGACGAGTTTCGGCTGGGGCAGCAGTTCGGCCTGACCGGGGACCAGGTTCAGCTGTGCAGCCATGCCAGCGACTATTTCGAGGCGACGCTCCACCCGCTCCAGCAGCGCATGGACGACGAGGACTGGTGGCCGGCGGAGACCTTCCGCGAGGTCGCGGCGATGGGCTATCTCGGGACGACCGTCCCCGCCGAATATGGCGGGCAGGGCCTCGACTACCTTTCCGCCGGGCTGATCTGCGAGGTCATGGCCTACTGGAACCCGTCCTTCGCCTTCAGCTGGCTCAACGCCGACAACCTCGTCATCGACAACCTTTACCGCAACGGCAACGAAGAGCAGCGGCGGCGCTTCCTGCCGCGGCTCTGCACCGGCGAGATCATCGGCGCGCTCGGCATGACCGAGCCGGGCGCCGGCTCGGACGCGCTCGGATCGATGAAGACGAGCGCCCGGCGCGACGGCAACCACTACGTCGTCAACGGGTCGAAGATCTTCATCACCAACGGCCCGATCGCCGACATCGTCCTGACCTATGTGCGGACCGATGCCACGCAGGGCCGGTCGAAGGGCATCTCGGCGCTTCTCGTCGAGAAAGAGTTCGAGGGCTTCAGGGTCGCCCAGAAGCTGGACAAGATGGGCTTCCGCGGCAGCCCCCTCGGCGAGCTCGTCTTCGACGGGTGCCGGGTGCCCGAGGGCAACCGGCTGGGCGAGGAGAACCGCGGCCACGTCATCATGCATAGCGGACTCGACCTCGAGCGCGTCATGTCGGCGATGCTGTGCATCGGGCCGGCCCGCCGCGCCCTCGACCTCGCCATCGAGCACGCGAAGCTGCGCGTCCAGTTCGACCAGCCTATCGCCTCGTTCCAGATGATCCAGGCCAAGCTCGCGGAGATGTACATCGCGCTCGAAGCCGCGCGCACGCTCGTCTATCGCGTGCTCGACGCCTGCAACAGCACGCAGAAGAGCGAGCTCGGCCGCGGCCATATCCACCGCCTCGCCGCCGCCGCGCTGTACCAGGCGGCGCAGACCGGCACCTTCGTCATGAACGAGGCCGTGCAGATCCATGGCGGCTCGGGCTACATGCGCGATACAGAGGTGAACCGGCTCTACCGCACCACCAAGGTGATGGAGATCGCGGCGGGGTCGCAGGAAATCCGGCGGCTGATCATTGCCGGCAACTTGTTGCGGGACTGA
- a CDS encoding SDR family NAD(P)-dependent oxidoreductase, translating into MSTGRTAVVVGGSRGIGRAISGLLAETHSTVAIVYRSDEAAAAETARLVEARGARALPVRADMRDAPAIAAALEELAQRTGSLDTFVHTAGALTDWKFLRDMTPQGWRDHIDSDLNGFFNAVSPALRIMHAQGSGNIVAITSISPRAAAPHSAQSAASKAGVEAMIRVIAREEGRHGIRANAVAPGLTETDQGRQAMEHWGPEGTKRVLAQSAIPRMGTAEEVAQVVAFLVSPAASYVTGRVVIADGGQFLSA; encoded by the coding sequence ATGAGCACGGGCAGGACCGCAGTCGTCGTCGGCGGCAGCCGCGGCATCGGGCGGGCGATCAGCGGCCTTCTCGCCGAAACCCATTCGACGGTCGCCATCGTCTACCGCTCCGACGAGGCCGCGGCGGCCGAGACGGCCCGCCTCGTCGAGGCGCGCGGCGCGCGGGCGCTGCCGGTCCGGGCCGACATGCGCGACGCCCCCGCCATCGCGGCAGCGCTGGAGGAGCTCGCGCAGCGAACGGGCTCGCTCGACACCTTCGTCCACACCGCGGGCGCGCTCACCGACTGGAAGTTCCTGCGCGACATGACCCCGCAGGGCTGGCGCGACCATATCGACAGCGACCTCAACGGCTTCTTCAACGCGGTGTCGCCCGCGTTGCGCATCATGCATGCTCAGGGGTCGGGAAACATCGTCGCCATCACCTCGATCTCGCCGCGCGCGGCCGCGCCGCATTCGGCCCAGAGCGCGGCCTCCAAGGCCGGCGTCGAGGCGATGATCCGCGTCATCGCCCGCGAGGAGGGGCGCCACGGCATCCGCGCCAACGCGGTGGCCCCCGGCCTCACGGAAACCGACCAGGGCCGGCAGGCGATGGAGCATTGGGGACCGGAAGGGACGAAGCGGGTCCTTGCCCAATCGGCGATCCCACGCATGGGCACGGCCGAGGAGGTCGCCCAGGTCGTTGCCTTCCTTGTGTCGCCGGCGGCAAGCTACGTCACCGGCCGCGTCGTCATCGCCGATGGCGGCCAGTTCTTGAGCGCATGA